One Paenibacillus riograndensis SBR5 DNA segment encodes these proteins:
- a CDS encoding S-layer homology domain-containing protein, giving the protein MRKLINKSLSMALVLIMVLGFATNGLTALAENTGAEMPQSQAQQPITLLEGNSVWKYADDGTDQGTVWQAVYDDSNWNTGQAPLGYKDNGTGVSTTVFGGLKTNISYGSNKSDKYRTSYFRTNVNVNLEQLKDFQKFEGTIAFDDGIVLYLNGTEIYREGMPAGAIDYLTQSTYANGDPNVSKVNLTDLVKANLKDGNNEFAAEVHQANATSSDLYWDMSLTAYPAADPVQPGKGKPESIALTFNGNPQTSMGFAWYTPETVTGTKLEVVEASKVTDSGFPADGLLTFEGTSVVASVYQSKADKSAGNASAISSHKVIADNLRPGTKYAYRAGDGQDGNWSEIGTFTTEAADNSSYQFIYTTDSQGTTEPDFDIWNHTLQEGVSKFPDAEFILNSGDLVDNGDLEEQWGWFFGKPKDILENIPLVPLVGNHESKNYSNFTGHFNLPNVSNTGAKPDGSVYSFNYGPAHFMVLNTEYYGTSSNALNNEIYYKQVEWLRSEVAKSDKKWKIVLLHKSPYSVANHTNDKDVLFYRSELTKVFDELGIDMVIGGHDHTYARSYQMLNNVPLTDVVPDSAGKVTDPDGTLYLITNAAGNKKYNVASGPFPFAAKYGQPGKEMFTGFTVTENELSYKAYTTTTGGTTDLYDEYSIHKSDAAVPGVRNAQMVAGADGKITLTWDAPDTELPVSGYRVYEQNDLLGANWNTLVSTESGKTSYSYTVDNSDPAQNYQFVIKAVSGRNHSEAVIAGQPAVSKVTVTFHGDPLSSKGFTWYTPLISKNSDLQVVELTRDTPDFTNAKSFSGRSAVSTNAKEEMVHKAEATGLKADTSYYFRVGDNSLGIWSTAGTFRTAPESGAFTFVDLADTQAKSEDEAVLSSQTLAKALATVPDAHFVVHNGDIVDTGTKETQWDWLLGHSQNSLLHTTIAPSAGNHEDEANAFYEHFNIQEAPGSATETGAYYSYDYSNAHFVVLNSNEDSDMYANFSADQVEWLKADVQSAQKAGARWIIVNIHKGPYTTSNHATDKDIIGANGVRTKIAPLMAELGIDFVLQGHDHIYARTKPIKADGTAAATQKITETLNGSTVEYTVNPDGSIYLIPATAGAKVYYKNQKPALGKAYYDLFEAADENHAAPYGPDPSDSSRPKRGQIQNFVGITVNGDKLTAVSYEIDQNKNDAKPYIIEQFGIIKKKSDGGGTPTPEVPTPAPATPTPAPATPTPTPTATPVPGGSSGWTPASTPTSTPSPSASPTPAPTAAVPSSSPAGSVDRPSTNPVLTDIGTHWAASAIQKALEAGFVNGYADNTFRPNREVNRAEFITMLARALKLPENSGTGAFKDMDKIPLWARPYAAQAVSAGIVSGYADGTFRPEQKLTRSELTVMIVRALGIKVDTQAKLTFTDAGDVPKWAAPYIAAAVDKSLVNGTGQNKFAPHRVATRAEAVALIVNLLENPIE; this is encoded by the coding sequence TTGAGGAAACTTATTAACAAGTCACTTTCAATGGCGCTGGTTTTGATCATGGTATTGGGCTTTGCGACCAATGGATTGACGGCTTTGGCAGAGAATACCGGCGCGGAAATGCCGCAGAGCCAAGCACAACAGCCTATTACATTGCTGGAAGGAAATTCAGTGTGGAAGTATGCTGATGATGGAACCGATCAAGGCACGGTGTGGCAGGCGGTCTATGACGATTCCAACTGGAATACGGGACAGGCTCCTTTGGGATACAAGGATAATGGCACTGGAGTCAGTACCACTGTATTTGGTGGTCTGAAGACCAATATAAGCTATGGCAGCAATAAATCGGATAAGTACCGGACTTCGTATTTTCGTACGAATGTCAATGTGAACTTGGAGCAATTAAAAGATTTTCAGAAGTTCGAAGGAACGATTGCATTTGATGACGGTATCGTCTTGTATTTGAACGGTACTGAAATCTACCGTGAAGGCATGCCTGCGGGAGCGATTGATTACTTAACCCAGAGCACTTACGCCAATGGTGATCCCAATGTCTCCAAGGTTAATCTGACAGACCTTGTGAAGGCGAATCTCAAGGATGGCAACAACGAATTTGCAGCCGAGGTTCATCAAGCAAATGCAACCAGTTCGGATCTGTATTGGGATATGAGCCTGACAGCCTATCCGGCGGCTGATCCTGTGCAGCCTGGTAAAGGCAAGCCGGAATCCATCGCACTGACCTTTAACGGGAATCCGCAGACCAGCATGGGGTTTGCCTGGTATACCCCGGAGACGGTGACAGGCACGAAGCTGGAAGTGGTGGAAGCCTCCAAAGTAACGGACAGCGGGTTTCCTGCGGATGGACTGCTGACCTTTGAAGGAACTTCGGTTGTTGCCAGCGTCTATCAGTCCAAAGCGGACAAATCCGCCGGGAACGCTTCGGCCATATCCAGCCATAAAGTAATTGCGGACAATCTTCGTCCGGGCACAAAATATGCTTACCGGGCCGGTGATGGACAAGACGGCAACTGGAGTGAGATTGGAACCTTCACAACAGAAGCTGCGGACAACTCTTCCTATCAGTTTATTTACACTACAGATTCCCAGGGTACCACCGAACCGGATTTTGACATCTGGAACCACACCCTGCAAGAGGGAGTCAGCAAATTCCCGGATGCAGAGTTTATTCTGAATTCAGGAGATTTGGTAGATAACGGAGATCTGGAAGAGCAGTGGGGCTGGTTCTTTGGGAAGCCGAAGGATATTCTGGAGAACATTCCGCTGGTTCCTCTGGTTGGCAATCATGAGAGCAAAAACTACAGCAATTTTACCGGACATTTCAATCTGCCCAATGTTTCCAATACCGGCGCTAAACCGGATGGTTCGGTATATTCATTCAATTATGGCCCGGCGCACTTCATGGTTCTGAACACAGAGTATTACGGAACAAGCTCCAATGCCTTGAATAATGAAATCTATTATAAGCAAGTGGAGTGGCTGCGCAGTGAGGTGGCAAAGTCAGATAAGAAATGGAAAATTGTGCTGCTGCATAAATCCCCATATTCAGTAGCCAATCACACCAATGATAAGGATGTTCTATTCTATCGTTCTGAATTGACGAAAGTCTTCGATGAGCTTGGCATCGATATGGTTATTGGCGGACATGATCATACGTACGCCAGAAGCTATCAGATGCTGAACAATGTGCCTTTAACAGACGTTGTTCCGGATTCAGCAGGTAAGGTTACAGACCCGGATGGGACGCTCTATCTGATTACCAATGCCGCAGGCAACAAGAAATATAACGTTGCTTCGGGGCCTTTCCCTTTTGCAGCTAAATACGGGCAGCCCGGCAAGGAAATGTTCACAGGGTTCACCGTTACAGAGAACGAATTAAGCTATAAGGCTTATACTACAACAACCGGAGGAACTACAGATCTTTACGACGAATACAGCATTCATAAATCGGATGCAGCCGTTCCCGGCGTCCGGAATGCGCAGATGGTTGCAGGCGCAGACGGCAAGATCACATTGACCTGGGACGCCCCTGATACGGAGCTGCCGGTATCGGGGTACCGTGTCTATGAGCAGAATGATCTCCTTGGAGCCAACTGGAATACGTTAGTGTCTACTGAATCCGGGAAAACCTCCTACAGCTATACGGTAGACAACTCGGATCCTGCACAAAACTACCAATTTGTTATTAAAGCGGTAAGCGGCAGAAATCATTCAGAAGCGGTCATTGCCGGCCAGCCAGCCGTGAGTAAAGTGACCGTTACCTTCCATGGTGATCCCCTCAGTTCAAAGGGTTTCACTTGGTATACACCACTGATCTCGAAGAATAGTGACTTGCAAGTGGTAGAGTTAACCCGGGATACACCTGATTTTACCAACGCAAAATCATTCAGCGGTCGTTCTGCCGTTTCTACCAATGCCAAGGAAGAGATGGTGCACAAGGCGGAAGCTACGGGGCTGAAGGCCGATACTTCCTATTATTTCCGCGTGGGCGACAATTCGCTGGGAATCTGGAGCACGGCTGGAACCTTCCGTACAGCACCTGAATCGGGGGCATTCACTTTCGTTGACCTTGCGGATACACAGGCGAAGTCTGAGGATGAAGCGGTTTTGTCGTCACAGACCCTTGCCAAAGCTCTGGCAACGGTGCCCGACGCACATTTTGTAGTTCATAACGGAGATATTGTAGACACTGGAACCAAAGAAACGCAATGGGACTGGCTGCTGGGTCATTCTCAGAACAGTCTGCTCCATACCACAATAGCTCCTTCTGCGGGCAATCATGAGGATGAAGCCAATGCGTTCTATGAGCATTTTAATATTCAGGAGGCACCAGGATCGGCGACCGAAACCGGAGCCTATTATTCTTATGATTACAGCAATGCCCATTTCGTAGTACTGAACAGCAACGAAGATTCCGATATGTATGCCAATTTCAGCGCAGACCAGGTTGAATGGCTCAAAGCAGATGTGCAGTCGGCCCAAAAAGCCGGTGCCCGCTGGATTATTGTCAACATTCATAAAGGCCCTTATACAACCTCCAATCACGCTACCGACAAAGACATTATCGGGGCCAACGGGGTAAGAACGAAAATTGCGCCGCTTATGGCGGAGCTTGGCATCGATTTTGTATTGCAGGGACATGATCATATCTATGCACGTACCAAACCAATCAAGGCAGATGGAACCGCTGCAGCCACACAGAAAATCACCGAGACCTTGAATGGTTCAACCGTGGAATACACGGTGAATCCGGATGGCTCAATCTATCTGATTCCAGCCACAGCCGGGGCAAAGGTGTATTACAAGAACCAGAAACCTGCGCTGGGAAAAGCCTATTATGATCTCTTTGAAGCCGCTGACGAAAACCATGCTGCACCGTACGGGCCGGACCCGAGCGACAGCTCGCGTCCGAAGCGTGGACAGATTCAGAACTTCGTGGGCATTACGGTCAATGGTGACAAGCTGACGGCAGTGTCCTATGAAATAGACCAGAACAAAAACGATGCAAAACCTTACATTATTGAACAGTTTGGCATCATCAAGAAAAAGAGCGACGGGGGAGGGACACCGACACCGGAGGTACCAACTCCGGCACCGGCAACACCGACGCCTGCTCCTGCTACGCCAACACCAACGCCGACGGCAACACCGGTACCTGGTGGTTCATCTGGATGGACACCAGCTTCAACACCGACATCAACACCTTCACCGTCTGCTTCTCCAACACCGGCACCAACAGCTGCTGTCCCATCATCTTCACCAGCCGGCAGCGTGGACCGTCCGTCGACGAATCCAGTATTAACGGATATAGGCACTCACTGGGCGGCTTCGGCTATTCAAAAAGCGCTTGAGGCCGGCTTTGTCAATGGGTATGCCGACAATACCTTCCGTCCGAACCGGGAGGTGAACCGGGCTGAATTCATCACGATGCTTGCCCGTGCGCTGAAGCTTCCGGAAAACAGCGGCACTGGAGCTTTTAAAGATATGGATAAAATCCCGTTGTGGGCGAGACCCTATGCGGCACAAGCCGTCTCAGCTGGAATTGTCAGCGGATATGCTGACGGAACCTTCCGACCGGAGCAGAAGCTGACCCGTTCAGAATTGACTGTGATGATTGTAAGGGCTCTGGGAATAAAGGTAGATACGCAAGCTAAGCTAACCTTTACTGATGCCGGCGATGTCCCTAAATGGGCAGCCCCTTATATAGCAGCCGCCGTAGATAAATCTCTGGTAAATGGCACCGGCCAGAACAAGTTTGCCCCCCACCGGGTTGCCACGCGGGCGGAAGCGGTGGCCTTAATCGTAAACCTGCTGGAGAATCCGATAGAATAA
- a CDS encoding DUF1801 domain-containing protein produces the protein MNEEVSTFIQNLSQTWQIEVSNRLRQMVHQAIPEAEERIQYKKPHFLKNGHYAAVISPSKDAIAFMIMNASGLTVPKGFEGPEERKWLKIRKDDTPDYDLLSNLLVQASSTL, from the coding sequence ATGAACGAAGAGGTTTCTACATTTATCCAAAACCTTAGTCAAACCTGGCAAATTGAGGTCAGCAACCGGCTGCGGCAGATGGTGCATCAGGCAATTCCGGAAGCCGAAGAGCGCATTCAATACAAAAAGCCCCATTTTCTGAAAAATGGACATTATGCCGCGGTCATCTCACCATCGAAAGATGCCATTGCGTTTATGATCATGAATGCGTCCGGACTAACGGTTCCGAAAGGCTTTGAAGGGCCTGAAGAAAGGAAATGGCTAAAAATCCGTAAAGATGATACACCCGATTACGATCTCCTTTCCAATCTGTTGGTCCAGGCTTCCAGTACGCTGTAG